One Leopardus geoffroyi isolate Oge1 chromosome C1, O.geoffroyi_Oge1_pat1.0, whole genome shotgun sequence DNA segment encodes these proteins:
- the LOC123600051 gene encoding small nuclear ribonucleoprotein G-like — MSKAHRPELKKFTDKKLPLKLNGGRRGQGILRGFDPFMNLVMDECVEMATSGQENNIGMVVMPGNRIILLEALERV; from the coding sequence ATGAGCAAAGCTCACCGTCCTGAGTTGAAAAAATTTACGGACAAGAAATTACCATTGAAATTAAATGGTGGCAGACGTGGCCAAGGAATATTGCGGGGCTTCGATCCCTTTATGAATCTTGTGATGGATGAATGTGTGGAGATGGCAACTAGTGGGCAAGAGAACAATATTGGAATGGTGGTAATGCCAGGAAATCGTATCATCCTGTTAGAAGCCTTGGAACGAGTATAA
- the CD53 gene encoding leukocyte surface antigen CD53 gives MGMSGLKLLKYVLFFFNLLFWFCGCCILGFGIYLLIHNNLWLLPFLPLGNVLVIVGSIIMVVAFLGCMGSIKENKCLLMSFFILLLIILLAEVTLAILLFVYEQKLNKYVSESLTTSIQKYSSDNSTREMWDSIQSLLQCCGVNGTSDWNGHPPASCPQGPQVQGCYAKAKQWFHSNFLHVGIITICVCVIQVLGMSFALTLNCQIDKTSQALGL, from the exons ATGGGCATGAGTGGCTTGAAATTGCTGAAGTACGTTCTGTTTTTCTTCAACTTGCTCTTTTGG ttttgtggCTGCTGCATTTTGGGCTTTGGGATCTATCTCTTGATCCACAACAACCTCTGGttgctccccttcctcccactggGCAATGTGCTTGTCATCGTGGGCTCCATTATCATGGTGGTTGCCTTCCTGGGATGCATGGGCTCCATCAAGGAGAACAAGTGCCTGCTTATGTCG TTCTTTATCCTGCTGCTGATTATCCTCCTTGCGGAGGTGACCTTGGCCATCCTGCTCTTCGTTTATGAACAGAAG CTGAATAAGTATGTGTCTGAGAGCTTGACTACCAGCATCCAGAAATACAGCTCGGACAACAGCACCAGGGAGATGTGGGATTCCATCCAGTCATTG CTGCAATGTTGTGGTGTCAATGGAACAAGTGATTGGAACGGTCACCCACCAGCATCTTGCCCCCAAGGTCCACAAGTTCAG GGTTGCTATGCAAAAGCAAAACAGTGGTTTCATTCCAATTTCCTGCATGTTGGAATCATCActatctgtgtatgtgtgatCCAG GTGTTGGGGATGTCCTTTGCGCTGACCTTGAACTGCCAGATTGATAAAACCAGCCAGGCCCTAGGGTTGTGA